Sequence from the Sanguibacter keddieii DSM 10542 genome:
TGCACCTCAACAACGCGGTCGGGCTGCGGTCGGACATCGTGGACGTGCTCGTCGACGTCCCCGAGCCGACCGAGCCGCCCGCACCGACGGATCCGCCGGTCGTCGAGCCGCCGGCCCCGAGCGACCCGCCCGGGCCGGGCCTCGACCCGACCTCGGTGCCGACCGACCCGACCCAGGCAGAGCCGACCGCCGCAGGCGGTCCGGGCAGCCTGAGCCAGACCGGTGCCGACAGCATCCCGACGGCTCTCCTCGCCGCCGGCCTGCTGGTCGCAGCCGGCGCGACCGCGCTGACCGTCCGGCGCCGCCGGGCAGCCACGCACCGCGAGGGCTGACAGCAGCACAGCAGCAGTGAACGACCAGCAGGGCCCCGTCGTCTCGGCGGGGCCCTGCTGCGTACATCGCGCCCCGGTGCCATGATCGGGTGATGGAGATCACCCGACGCATCACCGTCTTCGACGCCGCAGACCTCGAGACCGAGAGCGCCTTCTGGGCCTCGATCCTGGGCGGGACCGTCGAGCGAGAGGACGACTGGCACACGCTCCTGGTGGACGGCTCGTCGCAGATGGGGTTCCAGCTCGCCCCGGACCACGTCCGCCCCGAGTGGCCCGACGGCACCCCGCAGCAGATCCACCTCGACCTCTACGTCAGCGACATCGCCGGCGCCCACGCCGAGGCGCTCGCACTCGGGGCCCGCCTGCTCCAGGCGGCGGACGACCTCTCCTCGCCGGAGGGGTTCCAGGTCTACGCGGACCCTGCCGGCCACCCCTTCTGCCTCTGCTGGGGCTGAGCAGGGAGACGGCGCGGGACGCACAGAGGCGGCCACCCGTACGGGTGGCCGCCTCTGCAGCTGCATGGCCTGCTGACGCAGGCCTGGGGTGGTGGAGGTGCGGGGAATCGAACCCCGGTCCGGTGGCGCAAATCCAGGACTTCTCCGGGCGCAGTCTGCTGCGGATTTTCTCGGCCTCAGCACTCGCGCAGACACGTAGCTGACAGGCCCAGTCGTCTTAGAGTCCCTGCAGCGTCAACGACGAACGCTACAAGCAGTGGCTCCCTAGATGACGCAAGGAACCGAGGCGGAAGCTACCCCGGGCTTACGGACTTCAGGACTCGCTCAGGCGGCGAGTGCGAAGTCGGTGCGCTTGGAATCGGCACCTATTGTTTTGCAGACATCGTTTACGAGATAAGTCTGCATCCTCGGCCCGCTTCTCCTCGAAGCACGACCACCGTCGAAACCGATCACCCCCGTGTGCAGTTTTCAAGCATCACGCCCGGTCGACTACCCCGTGCAGCGATGGTCCTACTCTACGCGACCTGTGCCACGGGGCGCACGTGATTATCGTGCGCCTGGGGCGAACAACGGCGAACAGGGACTCGAGGAGCCGTCGGTCAGCGCAGCT
This genomic interval carries:
- a CDS encoding VOC family protein; amino-acid sequence: MEITRRITVFDAADLETESAFWASILGGTVEREDDWHTLLVDGSSQMGFQLAPDHVRPEWPDGTPQQIHLDLYVSDIAGAHAEALALGARLLQAADDLSSPEGFQVYADPAGHPFCLCWG